Proteins encoded within one genomic window of Granulicella pectinivorans:
- a CDS encoding orotate phosphoribosyltransferase, whose product MSQTEEQKANRQALLDLIATHSFKLGDFTLASGQKSDYYIDCRISTLHAEGGRLAGLVLLDLIRKHAPEAEAVGGLTMGADPLVTATATTSAWALNEYNEIAALFPEDAHEDPDDPDALGLPPQLIHGFLVRKTEKAHGTGRRVEGFLKTGAKVVIVDDVCTTGGSTITAIEATRDAGMEVVAVLCLVDREQGGRLHIEQALAEIPTDVDKEIPFLSVFTASDVRKAHLALK is encoded by the coding sequence ATGAGCCAGACCGAAGAGCAAAAAGCCAACCGCCAAGCCCTCCTTGACCTCATCGCCACCCACTCGTTCAAGCTGGGTGACTTCACGCTGGCAAGCGGGCAGAAGTCCGATTACTACATCGACTGCCGCATCTCGACCCTCCACGCCGAGGGCGGACGTCTGGCAGGCCTGGTACTCCTCGATCTCATCCGCAAGCATGCTCCCGAGGCCGAAGCCGTCGGCGGGCTCACCATGGGTGCCGACCCGCTGGTCACGGCAACGGCCACGACCAGCGCCTGGGCCCTCAATGAATACAATGAGATAGCAGCACTCTTCCCCGAAGACGCCCACGAAGATCCCGACGACCCCGACGCGCTCGGCCTCCCGCCGCAGCTCATCCACGGCTTCCTCGTCCGCAAGACCGAGAAGGCCCACGGCACCGGTCGCCGCGTCGAAGGCTTCCTGAAGACCGGCGCCAAGGTCGTCATCGTCGACGACGTCTGCACCACCGGCGGCTCCACCATCACCGCGATCGAAGCCACCCGCGATGCCGGCATGGAGGTCGTTGCCGTCCTCTGTCTCGTCGACCGGGAACAGGGTGGGCGTCTCCACATCGAGCAGGCCCTGGCCGAGATCCCCACCGATGTCGACAAGGAGATTCCTTTCCTCTCCGTCTTCACCGCCAGCGACGTCCGCAAGGCGCATCTCGCTCTAAAATAG